In a genomic window of Candidatus Falkowbacteria bacterium:
- a CDS encoding GIY-YIG nuclease family protein, translating to MHKIYFLINQWRTKTYTGQTNNFEQRMQEHKNGKVKSTKNFDTFEAHILEEVDTLKAAIKREKYWKSCAGRKKIKKIFFRKL from the coding sequence ATGCACAAAATATACTTTTTAATAAATCAATGGCGCACAAAAACATACACTGGCCAAACTAACAATTTTGAACAAAGAATGCAGGAGCATAAGAATGGCAAAGTAAAATCAACAAAAAACTTTGATACCTTTGAGGCTCACATTCTTGAAGAAGTAGATACTTTAAAAGCTGCTATCAAAAGAGAAAAATACTGGAAATCCTGTGCAGGAAGAAAAAAGATAAAAAAAATATTTTTTCGGAAATTATAA
- a CDS encoding UDP-N-acetylmuramoyl-tripeptide--D-alanyl-D-alanine ligase: protein MQSVLRILEKLLAKLAKAIINKYQPKIVGITGSMGKTSAKEAVYAVLNGKFNVRKNIKNYNNEIGVPLTIIGVETGGRSPIKWGLVFLRAVKLIFTRQKDYPEVLVLEMGADKPGDIGYLVNLFPCDIGVVTKIGPAHMEAFKTVEKITREKQKMVTHLDKDKIAVLNCDDELVRAMHKKVKAKVIFFGYSEEANIRSVDLHNQGDGMDLTGIKFKIAYGGSTVPVALPGVVGAHQINSALSAAAVGIALGMNLIEVSEGLKNYKAPKGRMSLVQGKQTLIIDDTYNSSPRAASAALDALQKLQIEQVERKIAVLGDMLELGDFSEQAHLELGQKAAESEVDLLVCIGPSRELIAKGAEKAGLSLEKIMQIPDSNLAADKMIDIIKENDLVLVKGSRGMRMELIVKALMKEPELAEQLLVK, encoded by the coding sequence ATGCAATCCGTACTCCGTATCTTAGAAAAATTATTAGCCAAGCTAGCGAAAGCTATCATTAATAAATATCAACCAAAAATTGTTGGTATTACCGGTTCAATGGGCAAAACTTCTGCCAAAGAAGCGGTTTATGCTGTTTTGAATGGTAAATTTAATGTTCGCAAAAATATAAAAAACTATAATAATGAGATCGGAGTGCCTTTGACTATTATTGGTGTGGAAACTGGTGGTAGGTCGCCGATTAAATGGGGCTTGGTATTTCTGCGGGCTGTAAAACTAATTTTCACCAGACAAAAAGATTATCCTGAAGTTTTGGTTTTGGAAATGGGAGCGGATAAACCTGGTGATATTGGTTATTTAGTAAATCTATTTCCTTGTGATATTGGGGTAGTTACCAAGATTGGGCCTGCTCACATGGAAGCTTTTAAGACTGTAGAAAAAATTACTAGAGAAAAACAAAAAATGGTAACTCATTTAGATAAAGACAAGATTGCTGTTTTGAATTGTGATGATGAATTAGTTCGTGCTATGCATAAAAAAGTAAAAGCTAAAGTAATTTTCTTTGGTTATAGTGAAGAAGCTAATATCCGTTCAGTTGATTTGCATAATCAGGGTGACGGTATGGATTTAACGGGAATCAAATTCAAAATCGCTTATGGTGGAAGCACCGTTCCAGTGGCTTTGCCTGGTGTGGTTGGCGCTCACCAAATTAATTCAGCCTTAAGTGCTGCCGCTGTTGGCATTGCCCTCGGAATGAACTTGATCGAAGTTTCTGAAGGACTAAAAAATTACAAAGCACCCAAAGGCAGAATGAGCTTGGTTCAGGGTAAACAGACCTTAATTATAGATGATACTTATAATTCATCACCACGCGCTGCTAGCGCGGCGCTGGACGCTCTACAGAAGTTGCAGATTGAGCAGGTTGAGCGAAAAATAGCGGTTTTAGGTGATATGTTGGAGTTGGGTGATTTTTCTGAACAAGCACACCTTGAACTTGGACAAAAAGCAGCTGAAAGCGAGGTTGATCTATTGGTTTGTATTGGTCCTAGCCGTGAGTTGATAGCCAAGGGTGCTGAAAAGGCAGGATTGAGCTTAGAAAAAATTATGCAAATTCCGGATTCCAACTTGGCCGCTGACAAGATGATTGATATTATTAAAGAGAATGATTTGGTTCTTGTAAAAGGTTCTCGTGGTATGCGTATGGAATTGATTGTTAAAGCATTGATGAAAGAGCCAGAGCTCGCTGAACAATTATTGGTGAAATAG